Proteins co-encoded in one Setaria viridis chromosome 9, Setaria_viridis_v4.0, whole genome shotgun sequence genomic window:
- the LOC117839632 gene encoding protein REVEILLE 8, which produces MAGKKTRKPYTITRPRERWVAEEHDRFLHALVLFGRDWKRIEAFVATKTSTQIRSHAQKHFLRAQKLGLSVAPLPHPRRAAAAGVRQADETIQLPLSPDDPHFALVCRFVIFGTNWIFFQFEI; this is translated from the coding sequence ATGGCCGGGAAGAAGACCCGGAAGCCGTACACCATCACAAGGCCGCGGGAGAGGTGGGTCGCCGAAGAGCACGACCGGTTCCTCCACGCCCTGGTGCTGTTCGGCCGCGACTGGAAGAGGATCGAGGCCTTCGTGGCCACCAAGACGTCCACGCAGATCCGCAGCCACGCCCAGAAGCACTTCCTCAGGGCCCAGAAACTCGGCCTCTCGGtggcgccgctgccgcaccctcgccgcgccgccgccgccggcgtccgccaGGCAGACGAGACGATTCAACTTCCACTGTCTCCGGATGATCCGCACTTCGCTCTGGTGTGCAGGTTCGTCATTTTTGGCACCAATTGGATATTTTTCCAGTTTGAAATATGA